The Halichondria panicea chromosome 10, odHalPani1.1, whole genome shotgun sequence region AAGAAGTGACCTTGATGCTCTGGTGGTCCAAGTGGAAGGATTGAATCTAGAGGAGAACAAAGCTGGCTCAGGGGCTTATGGCTGTGTCTTTAGAGTGACGGTGAATGGAAGACACTGCATTGCTAAGAAGCTTCACTCCATATTGCTCCAAGAGCTATCCCTTGGACAGAGGGAGAGCATTGTGACCAAGTTCAGAAATGAATGTCATATTCTGAGTGTTTTACATCACCCCAACATAGTAGGATTCGTTGGAGTCCATTACGGCCGCGGTAAGAACGACATCAGTCTAATAATGGAGAGGCTTCATTCCGACTTGGCTGATTTTGTTGAAACCCATCGAGACACGAATACCGCCACTAGAATCCATATCCTGTATGATGTATCCAAAGGCCTTCACTATCTTCACTCTCTGACCCCTTCCCtcatccatcgtgacctcactgctcCCAACATCCTGCTCACTGAGGACCTCACTGCCAAGATCGGAGACCTGGGTGTCTCCAGGTACGTATTTTTTTGCAACAAAGGATTTTTTAAATGACATGTGGGAAAATAAAGGCAGACATGTAAAACCTAATATTCATTTGCAGGTATGTTGATCTGGAGAGATTGACTCATGTTCTGACAAATATCCCGGGAAATCCAACCTACATGCCTCCCGAGTGTCATGACGAACAGCCCACCTACACTACCAAGCTGGACATCTTCTCATTCGGTCATCTCATCATTCACACTGTTATCGGTGACTTCCCTAAAGTCTCTTACTTTACTCCTGAGGTTATCAAGCACGTGGATGATGGGAAAATGGAGCTCATGCGTCGAAGCACTGCTGTCCATGGTGACAAAATGGGGGAGAAACACGCTCTTTATCCTCTTGTTGTTAGCTGCCTCCATGACCGACCTCAACAGAGACCATCAGTTGACGAAGTGATTGTCTCACTCAGAAAGCTGTGTCTACAGCACCCCAGGATGGTacgtgagtgagtgggtggaggtatCAAATGTGCATTGTCAGCTTATATAGTGTTAGTGTCGACTGTATGCTGGTACTTCTGTGTGGGTGGCTATAGAATCTTGAACagtatataacatgtacatacaatttgtGTGATTCCATCTTTTGGGTGTGTTTACTGATAGTGTATTTTCTCCCAGGCATTTCTAGATGCTTGTGAGACGggtgatgtgggtgtggttctggaGCTACTGGAGTGTGGGGCTGATCCCAACCAGGCAGACAAGGTGAGGGGAATACTGTCTACAGTGCCAATATGTCCGTTGGTTGATGATATTGTCTCTACAGGATGGTTGGACTGCTCTTCACTGGGCCAGTaggaatggacatgatgagatagtgagggtcctcttagcagccaaggctacagtcaacactcagcccaaggttggttttgttgtacaaacacatttcccacaacatgctgtttacattgttttcctcctatgtacagtcgggACAGACCCCTCTTCGGACAGCCAGTTTcaatggtcaccagaaatgtatggagctcctaatcgatgctggggccaatgttgatgtacctcaagaggtgagtgtaagtagctatatacacatagcctcgattccaggccaattAAAGTATGGCCTGGTACTTATTGCATGGTAGCATGTGatagtttattctccagaatctggggaatcccctcttttctttctctctgtctatgtacatcagcttagctctctattgcgttgttccaaaaggctttcacactagtctaaagccagaagaggctctcatccacctctatgacggctgtatggtcaggatgtcttagcttagatctgtacaggctatgggaagtgtatggtgcctcttgACTGCTTCTTGCGAAGACAGcctggctataggaccatcgtagACGTAGATGAAAGCCtccaaactagtgttcaagccttctaagCAATAGATGCAGCTTCACGGAACTCAGTATGGAGATAAaatattacggaacatattcttagtaaagGGACTAAATTACGGGTACTAatgttttacgttcgtagtacgattacccttATTCTgaaggtaccaggccgtattttaatgcggcctggaatcgaggctactatacacacatctcagaggccactagccacagagcctcctCATattctgttgacctggtccattagacaccagagctagtcataTTTGTGTAGATagcactggtagttggtgtaccgaggtacgacacgcatctcgtgatctctcttttaattgcattccaatgtaATGCACAATAACTTTGACTAAGGttcaagggtagtatagtttagacctagAGGTAACTGTTTATGTCGCTGAACCAGTAAACATCATCAGAATGGAATATTCAATTAAAAAAcaatgtcgtacctcctctgccctgacatcagaggaggtacgactagcgtgcctcgattaggctaattaCCTCTGCAATACTGTTGAGCGTGGGTGTAACCACgcctcgattatccgcccacgctcaacgGTATTGCAGAGAcaattagcctaatcgaggcacgcgtgtcgtacctcctctgccctgacattagtgtagatagtcatgtgatattgtatgagtgatattgtgtaatgagtggatctgtactatcttgactctgtacaggatgggaCCACAGCGTTGTgggtagctgctcagaatggtcatgtgagggcagtggaattgTTGATTGCTGCCAAAGCTAGAGTTGACATTCAAAAtaaggtgagatttactaGAGTAGTGGATTGAGTAGTGGattagctggtccagttgcGGGTTAGTGTAAAGCTGGAATGCGGAATAGAACGGAATATGGAATGACTAaaaagagagctgctgatggtgctctgtatttttttagtgtagtatgACTTAAATACTTGTAAAAAGTGCTACAGAAGCCTTTTATAGACACAAAGCTAATTTTAGAAGACTATTATGTAAAAAAAAGTagactgagtataattatagtagcaacattgaacattacaaatacacataattatacgtgtctaTAGACTTAGCGAAGTAATTATGTTGTGCCCAAAGTAAGGTGGAGTGTGaagtctatagctatacaggaCACTCCAAAGCTATACCCTTCTTCTATCTGCATGCCTGCAAAGTTTTGGCCCTAGGTGAAACTTTAAACGATTTGTGCGTGTTGAAGAGACACACTGACCAAGCCTTTTGCCATTGATTTCCACACACATTGGGTTGTGGAGTCAGCAAATTCCACATTTATACTATCAACAATGAAACTGTTATCTCAATAGCTACCACTGTGCAACAGTGTGTGTAAGTTGTTGATCCTCTTTCCAATAAcaggtgtcatgtgatgattacaGCCAGCTACATGTTCCGTTCCATATCTGCATTCCAGCTTTTACACTAACCCTCCAGTTGctgttatacataattataattatggtttatggtctatataacacaggacaaccagacaactctgtatgcatgtagccaGTAACAACAGCATcgtgatctctcttttaattgcattccaatcttttttacattggttttcaatgtagtgtgttccctacaataactctgttattctgtgactaaggctcaagggtagtatagtttagacatagatctaactgtttccGTCGCTGAACCCCAGTGAACCCTATTCAGTTAGGAGATATGCTTGCTACAAATATGGAGAGCACTGCACCGTTCATATACATCTGGACGAGTTCTAACCAGGACCTTAGCTGgagaaacactatagctagccatagagaccttgagcaacgtacagagctagctaaacaGCTAGTTACTAGCGTTCTACAGGCCAATAGAGTTTGTCGTGACAAGGTCGCGGTTAAGGTTACAGTATACTAATTGCTCATGAATgattcataagatatttatttcTCATCACAACGTTATTTTTGTAACTTGCAACGATTATCAATGGAAAGAGAACATGGAACAatgctagctacaataataactCAGAGTTTATATGTCTTGTAATCCAATGAAGTGGTCTGAGGTCAGCTGGAAAAACTGAGTATTTTGTCGTCAAATTTTGTTGACTGCATAGCTTCTAGGTTGTCTTTCTAACCAGTATTCGATGCTTGAATACTTACTggagggcgactcgaagagatcttgttcatagagaccttacagcaaaaaatatatccttgttactactctacagtcgcTATATTAGCCTACAAAAAGAGCTAGAAAAATAGCCGTAACTTTGTTGTAACTTACTCTCTTGGGAAAAACTCTTCAAGTCACCCTGCCCCTTTATTCatataataagaaacagcagaGTATACGGTAAGGAGGGGTTTCCTGGTGCCTGGAATTAACGCAGAGTAACCATTGCCAGATGAGAGCCATTTTACTAGCTGAACTACATTGAACACCCACGCATATTTGAGCGTGGGTGGaacagtataccgtaaccttaactaCCAGCTAAACAAACGTCATCACAAATGAAGATTCAATTAAATaagtgtcgtacctcctctgccctgacattagtgtagatagtcatgtgatattgtatgagtgatattgtgtaatgagtggatctgtactGTCTTGACTTtgtacaggatggagccaCGGCATTGTACATGGCCTGTAGGAAtggtcactgtggagttgttagaatgttgttggaggccaaggctgacgtTCACAACAAGactaatgtgagtcacgctgcatggtggtgtttgtgtactctgctgattccatggttgagtgtgtgtactgtcaccTCTGTGTTAGTCTCGTTCCTAGGCCGCTTTTTTCAAAGGGGGAAAAGGCCTGGTGTCCATTGCTTGGGTGTTAGTGCGCATGGTAATCGTGCACTAATGTAAAACTTTTGCAaactagtccgtttactaggaatatgttccgtaatacgtacttccatactgaagctatggcttatgccctctattgcgttggtggCCAAGAAAGCTGGTACACTTAGTCTGAAGTCTGAGGCCAGTAGTCTCTAGTTCTACGATGGTCGTATAGTTGTCTTCTCAAGCAGCAGTTAGAAGTACCATAGGAAGCATGCACAAAGACTTGCTATAGCCAGTCCTTCCAAGCTCAGACATTCCGACCATACGACTGTCGTGAAGTAGacgagagcctcttctggcttcagactagtgtgcaagccttcttgaTCAACACAATAGAAGCACAGCATGGTAGATAGGGGGAAAAGAAGGGGATTCCCCATATTCTACAACAAAACTAAATGCATGCGCACTCTCAGTAGACACCAGGCCGCATTTTCCTCCCTTCCATTCGATAccaaaaaatcggcctgggaatgaggctaCCTCTGTGTATGAGTGAACTGAgtagtggagagtgtacaattagctggtccagttgctgtgatatataattatatggtttatggtctataACAGGACAACCAGACAGCTCTGTATGTAGCCTGTAACCAGGGACATGATGAGgtagtgagggtcctcttagcagccaaggctacagtcaacactaaggagaaggttggttttgttgtacaaacacatttcccacaacatgctgtttacattgttttcctctTATGTACAGTCGAGAGCGACCCCTCTTTACACAGCCAGTTTcaatggtcaccagaaatgtatggagcttctaatcgatgctggggccaatgttgatgtacccaaagaggtgagtgtaagtagctgtacacacatctcagaggccactagccacagagcctccccatgttctgttgacctggtccattagacaccagagctagtcatgtttgtgtagagagcacttGTAGTTGGTGTATCGAGGTACGACATGCATCTcgtgatctctcttttaattgcattccaaaaATTGTTCACAGTAACTTTGATAAAGAatcaagggtagtatagtttagacctagatctaactgtttccGTCACTGAACCTCAGCTTCCATTAAAGATAAGgactgctactgactgcttgcgcatgaaTATTTTTCCTGTAAAATTTCTgtgaaaatatcctaaaaaaGATACAAATTCTTAttgaaagtcatacacagagctatatatagctagctagctagagacagagctataggcttgttgtacagctattttctttcagtagcagtagtatagtagactttcatcgaagttagtattagatgggcgtggcctgtccatataggctattgtcagccttcactCCGTttagacgattgtcatccacactgttgcaggttataagtcttttgttaacatagcaggctaagggtagctatcagaatactatcagatgggctagaaaccttcaatcgaactttctataccgtatagcgcgaaattttcgaggggcttaattttcgcgaatTTGTGGGTTAGagatcctacacgaaaattaagtccacgaattgttctttaattagaattatctgctataacgtgcaaagagcgtgtcttccggtaagcagtcattccacgaacattgtgcaacgaaatgttttagaggccattccacaaaatataagtgcctcgaaaatttcgcgctatacggtatgtaacatcattgttttactgagcatacacgttgttatcctgtGTTAGCCAGTATCTGTCTCtcagaggaagtgcggcctgggatcgaggctagtgtaccccctgacattagtgtagatagtcatgtgatattgtataatgAGTGGGTTTGTGATGAGTGATTGGTTCACCTGCTCACACTATCTtccattagacaccagagctagtcatgtttgtgtagaaaacactggtagttggtgtaccgaggtacgacacgcatctCGTGATCTATTCAAACATTTTTTACGTTGTTTTATATAATGTGTTCCCAACAATAACTCTGTTATTCTGTGACTAAAgctcaagggtagtatagtttagacctagatctaactTTTTCCGTCGCTGAACCCATAAACGTCATCACAATGGAATATTCAATTCAAAAAcaatgtcgtacctcctctgccctgactttagtgtagatagtcatgtgatattgtatgagtgatattgtgtaatgagtggatctgtactatcttgactctcTGTACAGGGTGGAGGCACTGCGCTGATGGTAGCTGCTCAGGagggtcatgtgagggcagtggaaaTATTAATTGCTGCAAAAGCTAAAGTTGACGTTCCACAgaaggtgagatttactaTTTGTCTGTTAGTAATTATTTGGATCTGTACACAGAACGGAGCCACAGCATTGCACGTGGCCAGTCTACAGGGTCAttgtggagttgttagaatgttgttggaggccaaggctgacgttaaaatcaaaactaatgtgagtcacgctgcatgattgtatataattatgatactgtaTATCACCATGGCAACATTAAATCCAGTGGTTTTGTGATAAATTCCTTATTTCCCTTCATCACTAACTGCTcacatacccactatacagaACGGACATACTGCCTATGATCTGGCTAGTAGGAATGGACACACTCAAGTGTGTGAACTACTACACTGACTCTGTACCTTATTAACTGTACTGTTACCATGGCAGCTAGCCTCTGATAGATACGTTGATTGCAAATTTATACACTACATCATTTTGTCTTATAATAAATTTTTTTTCTATATACGGTTTTCTCATGTATTTCACCAAGTTACATTCTGATCATGTAAAACTTGAAAGTTAATTGGTCAATAATGAGAAATGTGCAAAATTAATAACCTGAAACTAGATTGAATTGTTTGTCTAAaggtgcggcctggaatcgaggctatataattatataggtgcttGATTCTCAATCACATCTTGAGATAGGAATCCCACTTGTAGTAGATAAGAGATGACAGCatgatgatcacatgacacagctgTAGAGGAAATACAATcacgaatataattataaggaattCAAaaaaagacaataattattaccgcgAATAAATCTAATAACCAGCTCAActtctatagctatagggtATAATATGTTTCCTCGATCACCATCATTAATGCAAATACAAAAAGATCTCCaaggttaccatagatactcAGCCAAACTGACTTCCCTCACTATTCAGTAGAGGGAGCATTGGACTCAAACAAAGATCTACAAACAGACAGCTAGCTTCAACATGTATTAACACACAAGCACCCTCTGTAAAGGAATACTCCATCTCTCACCATAATGAAGAGGTGTCTGATTGTCTGTGTCCTCAATATTAACATCTGCTCCCCTCTTCACAAGTAGTTTCACCATGTTCAGGTTGCCACGGTCACAGGCCCAGTGAAGAAGACCCATCCCCTGTATCATGAAATGCATCcggataattatacatgtgcaagTATGTGTACAGCATTCTACAATTAGCATTAGTCTCAAACATTCAACACGCTCAGTTAGTTCAAATTATACAGCAATTTTCTTATAATTTGAGAGTCTTTTCAGAATGTGTATATCAACTATATAACTATTTTGGCACATAATTACAGGAATGAACTATATTATAACATTATTAACCTGTCTACTCACCTCTTGGTCAGTTTGATTGACATTGGTGTCAGAGTGTAGAGATCGTAATTTCTTTTCATTCCCCTCCTTACACCAGTCGAACATTGTCTTCTTGTCGTCAGTTAGTGCCTCCTCTGTGTCTCATCCAGCCAGAGTGCTTCCCTGCATGACCAGAGTCCCCACAATGGCAGCCATTCCAGTACACCCCTCGTTACCAGGCACCTCAACACCGTACACCACCACATCCGTCAACTTCAACACAGTAGCAATACGAGTCTCAACCTCTGCCGTGGATACGTTCTCCCCCTTCCAACAAAACGTGTCCCCAGATCGATCACACAAATACACCCAACCTTCCTCGTCAATGCGCATTATGTCTCCAGTTCTGAAAAAAGCATCTCCTGCTTTGAAACAATTCCTAAGAATTTTTTTGTCGAGTTTTCTTTGTTTCGATATCCGTAGAAGGGAGAGACTTTAGTAATCTCAAACAGTTTCACCAGGTTCGCTCACACCACACTCGACACAGAAACCATTCTCATCTCTTAGGTAATCACCAGTCTCCGGATGAAGcttcaggatagtgacgttttgAAGGGACGGTACAAACAGTGGGAGAGCTCCAACAGATTCCTGGCTTGTTGTCAATGTTGATGATACCAAAGTTGCCCTCAGTAGAGCCATAAAACTCGATAATATGATCCACTTCAAATCATTTCTGGAACTCCAGccacagctcttttctgagtCCTGCAGTGATGATTAGACGTAAtttgtgttgtgtgtcagTGGGTTGAGAGGGTTGGGCCAACACGTAGCGATTCAACTCCCCAATCGTGCACACCATCTGCACAGTGGGGGAGTAAGTGGATATAAATGAAGTGATGTCACCCGTACACAGTGATACATAGCTCAAGTTGTGTAGTGAAAGCAAAGGCAAGAATAGCTGAAAGCATAACAACACGTACTATTAATGTAAGTGGGTCAGCCCCAGTCAATTAGCCAACTCACAGTGCAGTTGTACTTTGCACTATCGGTACAAAAGTGTTTGGCAGAGAACTTTTTCCTAATGACAAGAGTGGCTCCTGTGTAGATCATAGGCCCTCCACTGTGTGCGAGGCCGTGGGAATGGTAGAGGGGCAGGACAGAGTAcacacagtcactgtcagtcaCTCCTCCGGCAATCCCCAAAGAAAGTAGGAGAACAAAACAATCTGTGAGAGAGAGGGACGGGATTAGTACACTCTGATACTcaagatgtgtgtgtgtgaggtatctAGTGGTGGGGTAGCTGAGATAATAAGGTACAATtctgtacacaataataacagaCTGAAATGATAAAATCCACAGAtatatgcagctagctagctagatggcCGTTGAAAGGTACGTGACTTAGAAGATCTGACGC contains the following coding sequences:
- the LOC135342680 gene encoding ankyrin repeat and protein kinase domain-containing protein 1-like isoform X2; amino-acid sequence: MATRSDLDALVVQVEGLNLEENKAGSGAYGCVFRVTVNGRHCIAKKLHSILLQELSLGQRESIVTKFRNECHILSVLHHPNIVGFVGVHYGRGKNDISLIMERLHSDLADFVETHRDTNTATRIHILYDVSKGLHYLHSLTPSLIHRDLTAPNILLTEDLTAKIGDLGVSRYVDLERLTHVLTNIPGNPTYMPPECHDEQPTYTTKLDIFSFGHLIIHTVIGDFPKVSYFTPEVIKHVDDGKMELMRRSTAVHGDKMGEKHALYPLVVSCLHDRPQQRPSVDEVIVSLRKLCLQHPRMAAFLDACKTGNVGVVLELLECGADPNQADKNGWTALFWASMNGHDEIVRVLLAAKATVNTQIKSGETPLWTASFSGYQKCMEVLIDAGANVDLPKEGGFTALMVAAQNGHVRAVEILIAAKAKIDIQAKNGATALHIASQEGHCGVVRMLLEAKADVNIKANDGRTAYDVASQYGHTQVCELLH
- the LOC135342680 gene encoding ankyrin repeat and protein kinase domain-containing protein 1-like isoform X1, coding for MATRSDLDALVVQVEGLNLEENKAGSGAYGCVFRVTVNGRHCIAKKLHSILLQELSLGQRESIVTKFRNECHILSVLHHPNIVGFVGVHYGRGKNDISLIMERLHSDLADFVETHRDTNTATRIHILYDVSKGLHYLHSLTPSLIHRDLTAPNILLTEDLTAKIGDLGVSRYVDLERLTHVLTNIPGNPTYMPPECHDEQPTYTTKLDIFSFGHLIIHTVIGDFPKVSYFTPEVIKHVDDGKMELMRRSTAVHGDKMGEKHALYPLVVSCLHDRPQQRPSVDEVIVSLRKLCLQHPRMAAFLDACKTGNVGVVLELLECGADPNQADKNGWTALFWASMNGHDEIVRVLLAAKATVNTQIKSGETPLWKASFNGHQKCMELLIDAGANVDVPKEGGFTALMVAAQNGHVRAVEILIAAKAKIDIQAKNGATALHIASQEGHCGVVRMLLEAKADVNIKANDGRTAYDVASQYGHTQVCELLH
- the LOC135342747 gene encoding uncharacterized protein LOC135342747 isoform X4, with the protein product MLILRTQTIRHLFIMRLDCDNFLVNNRTLRILMDQQRSAYAHSEHRGVWVQRTMRAWTMRAWTTLLRTSSTLSWTTLDSEKSCGWSSRNDLKWIILSSFMALLRATLVSSTLTTSQESVGALPLFVPSLQNVTILKLHPETGDYLRDENGFCVECGVSEPGETV